The genomic stretch TGCCTGCGCCCGCCGGAATCGCTGCCATCGCCTGAATGCCGATATCCAGTTCTTCCAGATCGTCTACCTGACGAACCGCTCCGTAAATCACAATGCCTTCCCATTCGTTTTGCAACGCCTGGCGTGCCAGACCGGCATCCAGCAATGCGCGCCGAACGGAACCGCCGCCATCGACCACGAGTACGCGACCACGGCCATTTTCTTCCAGCAAGTCATAAAGCAAGCCATTGTCTTCGAAACACTTCACTGTCGTGATTTGCCCGCCAAATGAAGTACGGCCACCAAAGTTGGAGAACAGGGGTTCGACGACATTCACTTCTTCATGGTAGATGTCGCAAAGTTCGGAAGTATCGTATTTCATAGGATTTCATCTGGTTGCTGCATGAGTGTTCAGTATATCCCTTTCGGGCGGATGTTGGCAAAATCATCAATTGTTAAATGCGAAAAGCGGCCGGATAAACGCACATCAGGCCACTTTTACTCAATTGAGCAACAGACCCACCGCAAACAACACGTTAGTCAGTAACGCTGCTTTCACCATGTGTTCGAGCAGCGGACGCACTTCCAAAGACGTTTTGGACTTTCTCACGCGGATAATGTGCGTGGTCAGCATCGGTACTGCCAAAAGGAACAACCAGCCCGTCCAGTGACGCAAATAGGCTGCCGAGAATATTGCCAGACACAGCGTGGCGGCGGTCAGAATAAACGTGTGATAGCGACGCGCATTCACCGGTCCGAGACGAACCGCCAGCGTGTTTTTGCCGTTGGTGCGATCGGATTCGATATCGCGCAAATTGTTGATATTCAGCACCGCCGTCGAGAGTAATCCCGTTGCGGTCGCGGGTAGCATCACAATCCAGTCGAAGTATCCCGCCTGCAAATAGAACGTCCCGGCGACGCTGATCCAGCCAAAGAAGATCAAAACGGAAATATCACCCAGCCCCATATAACCGTAAGGGCGCGTGCCGACGGTGTACGTGATAGCCGCGCCAATCGAAAGCAGGCCGAGGATGATAAAGCCCACGACGTCACTTGGTTTGTGGCAGGCGACGGCGATAAGCGCGATACCGCACACGAGCGTCAGCACAATGGTCAGGATAATCGCGCGCTTCATCTGGGCGGCGGTAATCATCCCTTTTTGCATCCCGCGCAACGGCCCGACACGATCGGGCGTATCACTGCCTTTTTCGGCATCGCCATAATCGTTGGCAAGGTTAGACAGGATTTGCAGACAACCCGCCGTCAGTAACGCCAGCAGCGCGATGAGCGGGTGGAAAACGCCTTGCAGGCTGGCAATCGCCGAACCCATGACGATGGAGGCAAAAGCCAGAGGCAGCGTTTTAGGACGCAGGCTTTCAAGCCATGCGCGGGCAGGCGTGGTCGGGGTGCAGGGAGTCATTGTGCTCATAGGTGATTTCGCTCAGGTGAACAGTCAGTCCGAAATCTAAAAAAAATCAGGGAGGCAAACGCCTCCCTGAAGATCACTTTCGGAACGTATGAGCAAATTATAAGATAAAACGGCTCAGATCTTCATCAGCTACCAGCTGATCAAGGTGGCTTCTAACATAATCTGCATCAATGTTTATGGAGATACCGTTGCTTTCGCTGGCGTCATAGGAGATATCTTCCATCAGGCGCTCCAGAACCGTGTGCAGACGACGTGCGCCAATGTTCTCGGTGGTTTCGTTCACCTGCCATGCCGCTTCCGCGATACGACGGATGCCGTCAGCCGTGAAATCAATGGTCACACCTTCAGTCGCCATCAATGCTTTGTACTGATGTGTCAGGGACGCACTTGGCTCAGTCAGAATACGTTCGAAGTCTTCTGTCGACAGCGCCTGCAGCTCAACGCGGATTGGCAGACGACCCTGCAATTCCGGGATCAGATCTGACGGGCTGGACGTCTGGAACGCACCGGAGGCGATAAACAGAATGTGGTCAGTTTTCACCATGCCGTGTTTAGTGGAAACGGTACAGCCTTCCACCAGCGGCAGCAGGTCGCGCTGAACGCCTTCACGGGAAACGTCCGGGCCGGAACTTTGACCGCCGCGTTTACAGATTTTGTCGATCTCATCGATGAACACGATACCGTGCTGTTCAACGGCTTCAATCGCCTGTTCTTTCAGCTCTTCCGGGTTCACCAGTTTCGCCGCTTCTTCTTCAACCAGCAGCTTGTAAGCTTCTTTGATTTTCAGTTTGCGCGGTTTCTGTTTCTGACCGGCCATGTTCTGGAACATGGATTGCAGCTGGTTAGTCATTTCTTCCATACCCGGCGGGGACATGATTTCAACGCCGACTGGCCCAGCCGCCAGATTGATTTCAATTTCTTTGTCGTCGAGCTGGCCTTCACGTAATTTCTTGCGGAAGTTCTGGCGCGCGGCAGAAGGCTCATGTGCTTCGTCAGCCTGCCCCCAGTTGTTTTTCGCCGGCGGGATCAGCACATCGAGAATCCGTTCTTCGGCCATTTCTTCGGCGCGGAATCGGTTTTTATCGATGGACTGCATACGCACCATTTTCACCGCGGAATCGGTCAGATCACGGATAATAGAATCCACTTCTTTCCCGACATAGCCCACTTCGGTGAACTTGGTGGCTTCGACTTTGATGAACGGCGCGTTAGCCAGTTTGGCCAGACGACGGGCGATTTCGGTTTTACCGACACCGGTCGGGCCGATCATCAGAATATTTTTTGGGGTGACTTCGTGGCGCAGCGCTTCATCAAGCTGCATACGGCGCCAGCGGTTACGCAGGGCGATCGCCACAGCGCGTTTCGCTTTATCCTGGCCAATGATGTAGCTGTCTAACTCGCTGACAATCTCGCGCGGGGTCATCTCAGACATAATTTTCGATCCTTACGCTTTAGAAGACAATTCTTCGATGGTGTGGAATTGGTTGGTGTAGATGCAGATATCACCCGCGATACTCAGCGATTTTTCTACGATATCGCGTGCGCCAAGCTCTGAGTTTTCCAGCAAAGCACGGGCAGCAGCTTGTGCATACGGACCACCGGAACCAATCGCGATCAGGTCGTTTTCTGGCTGGATGACGTCGCCGTTACCACTGATAATCAGCGAGGCATTTTCATCCGCAACGGCCAGCAGCGCTTCGAGACGGCGCAGCATACGGTCGGTACGCCAGTCTTTTGCCAGCTCAACGGCGGCTTTCACAAGATGACCCTGGTGCATTTCCAGTTTGCGTTCGAACAGCTCAAACAGCGTGAAGGCGTCAGCGGTACCACCAGCAAAACCAGCAATCACTTTATCGTTGTAAAGGCGACGTACTTTTTTGACGTTGCCCTTCATGACGGTATTTCCCAATGTGGCCTGGCCATCACCACCGATAACGACCTTGCCGTTGCGGCGTACACTTACAATTGTTGTCACGAGCGGTTCCTCGTTGCAGACGGAAAAGATCCCCGCAGGCTTGTGGGACACTTTGCGTGTCTCACAAACTTACGAGGCATATTGGAAGTATAGATTGGGGAAGGATTACGGGTTTTCAACCCCCGATTGCAAGGGGAATGCAACCGGAGATGCCTGCGCTGTTCAGGCGGGATAAGGTGCTGTCTGCACCGGAGCGATTGTTATAAGGGCCAATCACGACGCGATTCCAGCCGCCGCCCGTGGTGATCCGGCCTTCAAACCCTTCGAATGCCAGCTTGGCGCGCTGGGATTCCGCCTGCTCGGAGCCTTTGAATGAACCGCACTGCACCATAAATCGCTGGGTTTTTTCCTGCTCTTTCGGTTTCTCTGGCGCTGCCTGTGTAATGGCGGCCGGTTGCTGTGCTTTCGGTTGTTCTTTCGGCGCTTCTCTGACCGGTTCTTTTACCGCTTCCGGCTCTTTAACCTGTGGCTTAGGTTTTGGCTGAACAGGTTGCGTTTGGACCTGTGCCTGCGGAGCACGAACGGGTTGCGTTTGCGGCGTATACGCAGGCTGCTGAACTTGGCGCGGTTGCGTCTGCACCTGCTGTTGCTGAGCATAAGTCGGCTGCTGTTGCTGTTGCTGTTGCTGTAGCTGACGCTGCGTCTGAGCCGGACGCGTTGCGACCTGACTCGGGTCGTTATACGGCACTTCAGACAGCTGTGTTGGCGTCTGGCGCATATCGGCCTGCATCTGTTCGAGAAGTTGTCGCTGTTCCGGCGTCAGCTGCGTTTTCGATTCAACCTGACCACCTGCCGTCGGTTCAGTCGGCGTGGTGACGCCCATCTGACGGTTTTCCAGCTCCTTGATGTAGCGCCAGCGCTCTTCAGGCTTAGGCGGTAATCCGTTACCCGGACGAACAGCATGCGTCGGCAGTACCGCCGCTTCTTCATGTTTATTGTGCGCAATAAAATAGAGGCCACCGACAAACACCACCAGTACCGCAACGGCTAACACCACCATGGTTTTGGAGATCGTTGTGGAACTGCTTTTTTTACTCCGGCTGGTACTTTTCCGCCGCGCTCCTGAGCGCCCACGGCTTACATAGTCTCTTTGTGCCACTATCGTTTCGCTGTGTCGTGATGAATGAAGAAGTGCGTCATGTTACTTAACCCTGCATATATAACAAAACAAAAACTGACTCACGCTTTCGGGGCGGCCGTGCTTTCGCGCACCACCAGCTCACTATCAAGCAGAAGCGAACCGCTTTGTCCCGGATTTCCCTGTAACTGCTCAAGTAATAATAACATAGCCTGACGGCCCAGCTGGAATCTTGGCTGGGCCACGGTGGTCAGCGGAGGATCGGTAAACTGGCTGGCTTTGATGTCATCGAAGCCGACCACCGACAAGTCCTGCGGAATGCGCAGACCCATTTTCTTCGCCTGGAACATCGCGCCGATCGCCATAATATCGTTATGACAGAAAATGGCTGTTGGCGGAGAAGGCAGCGCCATCAGTTCTGTCACCGCCTGCGCGCCAGATTCGTAGCTAAAATCGCCCTGAGCGGTCAGGGCGTTTTCAACGCTGATCCCGTTGCGGCGCAGCGCCTGAATATAACCTTGTGAGCGGTACTGGCACAGCGGCATATGTTTCGGCCCTTCGATACAGGCAATACGCTGATGGCCCAGATTCAGCAGATAATGTACCGCTTCAAACGCAGCAGTCAGGTTATCAATATGAACGGTCGGCAGTTCCAGTTCTGGCGCAAATTCATTGGCCATCACCATCGGCGGCAGATTCCGTTGTTCTTCTTTGCTGGCGTCGAAAGGTAAATCGGAACCGAGCAGCAACATGCCATCAATCTGTTTGGTGATGATCAGATTGATGAAGGTTTTTTCCTGCTGGTTTTGCTGAGCGCAGTCGCCAATCAGCACCAGATAACCATTTTCGGCAGCGGTGCGTTCGATCCCTTTGATCAGATCGGCGAAAAACGGATCGCAGATGTCCGGGACGATCACCAGAATGGTTCGCGATTCGTTACGTTTCAGGTTTCGGGACAGAGCATGAGGAGAATACCCTACGGCCATCACTGCCTGGTCGACCTTCTGACGGGTAGAGGCGGAGACTTTTTCCGGATTCATTAACGCGCGGGATACCGTTGCTGTTGAAACGCCTGCCTGTTCTGCCACATCTTTCATTGTTGCGGCGGGTAATTCTTTCTTGTGCTCCAACGCATCTCTCCTTGCAACAGCATCAAACTGACACAACAACATCAACATTCCTCACCTGGCTACCCGTGATGTGTAGCTCATCACATTCTAAACAGAATGTGAGTAGGATTTGTTACCTAATTTGCATTAAAAGTGTGACGCAGATGCTTTTTTCGATCCATCACACAGAAATCCCGACTATTTATGCGGATTAGCTATCGATCGGATCCACATCCAGCGTCCATTTCACCTTTTTAGCCTGCGGCAGGCTGGCAATCAGCGGCTGAGAACTCTTGATCAGATGCTGCAAAACGCGGCGTGAAGGATGCTGCAATAACAGCTGCCAGCGGAAACGCCCGTTACGCTTGGCCGCCAGAGCAGGCACCGGCCCTAAAATCCACAATGAATCATCTTTCAGCGGGCTGGATTCCAGCAGATTTCGCAGTTGTTGCAGGAACAGCGCCGACTGCTGATTATCATGGTCTTCAGAGCGGATCATAATGTGGCTGGTGTAAGGCGGCAGAAAGACGCTCTTGCGCTCGGCAAGCGTCTGTTTCGCAAATTCGTCGTAGCCTTTATGCAACAGAACCTGCAACAGCGGATGTTCAGGGTGATGTGTTTGTAAAACCACTTCCCCCTGTTTCCCGGCACGACCGGCACGGCCTGAAACCTGGGTATAGAGCTGGGCAAAACGTTCTGCTGAACGGAAATCTGCCGAGAACAACGCGCCGTCGACATCCAGCAGCGAGACCAGCGTGACATCCGGGAAATGGTGGCCTTTGGCCAGCATTTGCGTGCCGATTAGAATACGTGCGCCGCCGCGATGCACTTCATTCAGATGCTGTTCCAGAGAGCCTTTGCGGCTGGTGGTGTCGCGGTCAATGCGGGTGATGGGCGTGTTCGGGAACAGCGGCGCCAGTTCGTTTTCCAACTGCTCGGTGCCAACGCCGACGGACACCAGCTGCGTCGATCCGCACTGCGGACACTGATTCGGCACGGCACGCTGGCTGTCGCAATGGTGGCAGCGTAACTGGCGCTGATTCTGATGCAGCGTGTAATAGTGATCGCAGCGCTGGCATTCAGCAATCCATCCGCATTCGTGGCAGAGCAGGGCAGGCGCATAGCCGCGGCGGTTGAGGAACAGCATGACCTGATTGTCGGCTTTGAGATGTTCCTGCATGCGCTGGATCAGCGGCTGAGAAAGCCCGACTTTCAGCTGCAACCCTTTTAAATCCAGCAAATTCTGCCGCGCGAGTTTGGCGTTACCGGCGCGTTTGGTCAGTTTCAGCTGACGATATTTGCCCAGTTCCACGTTGTGCAGCGTTTCCAGCGCAGGCGTTGCCGAGCCCATAATAATGGGGATGTTTTCCGCGTGGGCGCGATATACCGCGAGATCCCGCGCGTGATACCGCCAGCCTTCCTGCTGCTTATAAGAGCTGTCGTGTTCTTCATCGATAATGATAACGCCCAGCCGGGCAAACGGTGTGAACAGCGACGAGCGCGTGCCGATCACAATTCCGGCTTCACCATTGCGCGCACGAAGCCAGACGGAAAGGCGCTCGCTGTCATTAAGCCCGGAATGCAAAACATCCACCGGTGCGCTGAAACGTTCGCGAAAACGCGCGATGGTCTGCGGCGTCAGGCCGATTTCCGGCACCATCACCAGCGCCTGGCGACCCTGTGCGAGAATGTTTTCCAGCACACTCAGATACACTTCGGTTTTACCCGAGCCGGTGACACCGGCCAGCAGCCAGGCGGAAAACTGCTGATCTTCACTGCGGATGGCACCGACGGCGGTGGCCTGTTCGGTGTTAAGACGCAGGCGTTCGCCGACGACGGAGAAGTCTTTGCGCCAGTCTTGTGTGGCAGGCGCGATGCTGCGTAAATCGGTCAGCCCTTTTACCCGCAGCGCCTGCAAGGCGGTATCGGTCAGTTCGAGGTCAGCAACCTGATGGCGGTACAGCGGTTTTTGAATCAACGCCGCCATCGCCTGTTGCTGTTTCGGCGCACGTTTGAGGCTCTCGAGCGGCGTGGCGCGCCCCTGTTCGGTGGCAAACCATTGCCACAGCGGCGTCAGTTCAGCGGGTTTCCCCTGACGTAACAGCACCGGCAGCGCGTGAAACAACACTTCGCCGATGGGAAAATGATAATAGTCGGCAGCCCAGAGCAGGATGCGCCAAAGATCGGGTGTGAACAGGCTCGAAGCGTCGAGGACTTCACGCACGGGTTTCAGCTTTTCCAGGCCAAATTCGCTGGAATCACTGACGCGTGTAACGATGCCAATCGCGTCGCGTTTACCGAAAGGCACACTGACCCGACACCCCTGAGAAACCTGTAATCCAGGCGGCAGGAGGTAATCGAAAGTACGGGCGAGTGGAACAGGTAACGCGACGTGGGCAACAGGCATTGTGGGTCCAGACTATAAAAAAATGACGAGATAGTGTACACTGTGTCCTTCGAAATGCATGAACATCATTGCGCGGTTCTCAGAGATTCTGTATGATTCGCCGCCTTTGGTGCATTTCGCATTCAAAGCCTATCATCCACTACGCGTGGTGTCTGACAGAACAGGGTTGGATAGCGACGCGGCCTTAAGAAGAGGTTTTCCATGAAACAAGGTATTCACCCTAAATATACAGAAGTTACTGCAACTTGCTCATGCGGTAACGTTATCAAAACTCACTCAACAGTGGGTCATGATCTGAACCTGGACGTCTGTGGCGAATGTCACCCGTTCTACACTGGTAAGCAACGTGAAGTGGCTACCGGTGGCCGCGTTGACCGCTTCAACAAGCGTTTCAGCGTTCCAAGCAGCAAATAAGCTACGCTTGAGAGCAAAAAAAGGCGCCTTTGGCGCCTTTTTTGTTGCCTGCCGTTTCAACTTCCCGCCAGACAAAACTCCTTTCTCACAAACTTTCACTACCTGCAAATACACTGAAAAAACGCGCGACGGGTGCGCACGGTTTTTCAGAGCATGATCGCGGAACCGCGATCAGTATTCCCAGGTATCAGGATCAACACCCAGTTCACGCATCAGGATCTTCGCCGCTTCCGGGATTTCGTCACTGCGTTCTTTACGCAAGTCTTCGTCATTCGGCAAAGGCTGACCGGTGAACGCATGCAGGAAAGCTTCACATAATAATTCACTGTTAGTCGCATGACGCAGGTTATTCACCTGACGACGGGTGCGTTCATCGGTGAGAATTTTCAGGACTTTCAGCGGAATGGATACCGTGATTTTCTTAACTTGTTCGCTTTTCTTACCGTGTTCAGCGTAAGGGCTGACATATTCGCCGTTCCACTCAGCCATGGGACACCTTAAATTTATCAAAAAATAAAATACTGAAAACCGCGTGATTATGCCCGATTTTCACTGTTCTCACTAAATAAATGTCGTCATTTTACAGGGATATCTCACGATTTGCCCTGCGGCATTGTTCATTTTGTCGTCTTGCGCTTAACTGCTTCACGCGACGGATCTGCCGGACATCTTCATTAACGCCATAATTTTAGCGGGTATTGCTCTGTTGCTCAATCTATACGCAAAGAAGTTTAGATGTCCAGATGTATTGACGTCTATAAATCCGGGCGTTACTCTTTACCCCCTCATCCTCCGCATTTCGTCAGGAAGAAACGACTATGACGCACAAGCAAGCCACCATTGCCGTGGGCAGTGGCCTGAACAATGATCAGCAATATGGTTGTGTAGTTCCGCCAATCGCCCTTTCCAGCACTTACAACTTCGAAGATTTCAATCAGCCGAGAGCCCATGACTATTCACGTCGCGGAAACCCGACGCGTGATATCGCTCAGCGTGCGCTGGCGGATCTGGAAGGCGGTGCGGGCGCGGTTCTCACCAGCAGCGGGATGTCCGCGATCCATCTGGTGTGTACGGTGTTTCTCAAGCCGGGCGATTTGCTGGTTGCGCCGCACGATTGCTACGGCGGCAGCTATCGTCTGTTCGACAGCCTGAGCAAACGTGGCGCGTACCGCGTGCTGTTTGTCGATCAGGATGACCCGCAGGCGCTGGCCGAAGCGCTGAAGGAAAAACCAAAACTGGTGCTGATAGAATCCCCAAGTAACCCGTTGCTGCGCGTGGTCGATATCGAAGCGATTTGTGCGGCGTCGCAGGCGGCTGGCGCGCTGACCGTGGTGGATAACACGTTCCTGAGCCCGGCGTTGCAAAACCCGCTGAAGCTGGGGGCGGATTTAGTTGTACATTCCTGTACGAAATATCTGAATGGGCATTCTGATGTGGTCGCCGGTACGGTAATATCTAAGACCGCAGAGCATGCAACTGAACTGGCGTGGTGGGCGAACAACATTGGTGTGACCGCCGCGGCATTTGACAGCTATCTGCTTTTACGCGGCCTGCGCACTTTAACGGTTCGCGTAAAACAACAGCAGGAAAATGCACTGGCGATTGTGGCGTATTTGCAGAAACAATCGCAGGTCAAAAAGCTGTATCATCCGTCGCTGCCGGAAAACCAGGGGCATGAAATTGCCCGCCGTCAGCAACGTGGTTTCGGAGCCATGATCAGTTTTGAATTTAACGGAGATGAAGCGCAGTTGCGTCATTTCCTGAAAGAATTGAAGTTATTTACCCTCGCAGAATCACTGGGAGGCGTCGAAAGCCTGATTTCTCATACGGCAACCATGACACACGCTGGCATGGCGCCGGAAGCGCGTAAAGCCGCCGGGATTTCTGACAGCTTGCTCCGTATTTCTGTAGGTCTTGAAGACAGCGAAGATTTGATTGCTGATCTGGAACACGCATTCCAGTCAGTGGCAACGAGGTAAGTATGAATGCAATAGCGGTTGCAGCGCCGGCGGGAAGCCGGCAGTTGCACAAATTTGGTGGCAGCAGCCTGGCTGACGTGAAATGTTATCTGCGCGTCGCAGGTATTATGGCGGAATACGCAAAGCCGGGCGATTTGATGGTCGTGTCGGCGGCGGGCAGCACAACCAACCAGCTGATCAGCTGGCTGAAACTGAGCCAGACCGACCGGCTTTCCGCGCATCAGGTTCAGCAGGCCTTGCGCCGGTATCAGAGTGATTTGATTTCCGGCCTGCTTCCGCCAGAAATGGCAGAACCGCTTATTGCTTCTTTTATTCATGACCTCGAACGTCTGGCTGTTTTGCTTGATGACAAGATGACCGATGCGGTTTACGCAGAAGTCGTCGGTCATGGCGAAATATGGTCTGCACGACTGATGTCTGCCGTACTGTGCAAAATGGAACTGCCCGCTGCCTGGCTGGATGCGCGCGAATTCCTGCGTGCTGAACGCGCGGCTCAGCCTCAGGTGGATGAAGGCCGTTCTTATCCGCTTTTGCAACAGCTTATCGCACAGCATCCTCAGCAATATCTGGTGGTGACCGGGTTTATCGCCCGCAGTGACGCCGGTGAAACTGTTTTGCTTGGCCGTAACGGCAGCGACTATTCCGCCACCCAGATTGGCGCACTGGCGAACGCCAGCCGCGTCACCATCTGGAGTGATGTCGCCGGGGTTTACAGCGCCGATCCGCGTAAAGTGAAAGATGCCTGCCTGTTGCCGCTGCTGCGTCTGGATGAAGCCAGTGAACTGGCGCGTCTGGCCGCACCGGTATTGCACACCCGTACTTTGCAGCCGGTTTCCGGCAGCGACATCGATTTACAACTGCGCTGTAGCTACAAACCGGAGCAGGGCTCGACGCGTATCGAACGCGTGCTGGCGTCCGGTACGGGCGCGAAAATTGTCACCAGCCACGATGATATTTGCCTGATCGAAATGGCGATCCCGTCCGCGCATGATTTTGCGCTGGCGCAAAAAGATGTGGAGTTGCTGCTCAAGCGTGCGCAGATCAAACCGCTTTGTACCGGTGTGCATCCTGACCGCAATCTGCTGCAGTTTTGCTATACCTCTGAAGTCGCAGGCAGCGCCTTGCAGGTGCTGGAAGATGCCGCATTACCGGGGCGTCTGACGCTACGTGAAGGGCTGGCAATGGTCGCGCTGGTCGGTGCGGGCGTGTGTAAAAACCCGCTCCACAGCCACCGTTTCTATCAGGAAATGAAAGATCAGCCGATCGAATTCATCTGGCAGTCGGAAGACGGCATCAGCCTGGTGGCTGTTCTGCGCGTCGGCCCGACCGCTCATCTGATTCAGGGGCTGCACAAAACCCTGTTCCGCGCTGAGAAACAAATTGGCCTGATGCTGTTTGGTAAAGGCAATATCGGTTCACGCTGGCTGGAACTGTTTGCCCGTGAACAAAAGAATATTTCGGCCCGCAGCGGTTTCGAATTTGTGCTGGCTGGCGTGGTCGACAGCAAACGCAGTCTGCTCAATTACGAAGGTCTGGACGCCAGCCGTGCGCTGGCATTCTTTGACGACGAATCTCAGGCGCACGATGAAGAATCGCTGTTCCTGTGGATGCGCGCACACCCTTACGATGATCTGGTGGTGCTGGATGTTACGGCGAGCGCAGAACTGGCCGATCAGTATCTGGATTTCGCCAGCTACGGTTTCCATGTGATCAGCGCGAATAAACTGGCGGGTGCTTCAGACACTAATAAATATCGCCAGATCCGCGATGCCTTTTCCAAAACGGACAGCCACTGGTTGTATAACGCAACTGTGGGTGCCGGGCTGCCGGTGAACCACACCGTGCGCGATTTACGTGACAGCGGCGACAGCATTTTGGCCATCAGCGGAATTTTCTCCGGCACGTTATCCTGGCTGTTCCTGCAATTTGACGGCACGCTGCCGTTCACTGAACTGGTGGATTTAGCGTGGCAGCAGGGGCTGACAGAGCCTGATCCGCGCGATGATTTATCCGGCCAGGACGTGATGCGTAAGCTGGTGATCCTGGCGCGTGAAGCGGGTTATGACATCGAACCGACGCAGGTTCGTGTGGAATCTCTGGTACCGGCCGGTTGTGAAACGGGTTCCGTTGATCAGTTTTTCGAGGACGGTGAAGCGCTGAACCAGCAAATGGTTCAGCGTCTGGAAGCCGCGCGCGAAATGGGGCTGGTGCTGCGTTATGTGGCGCGTTTCGATGCCAACGGTAAAGCGCGTGTTGGCGTCGAAGCGGTTCGTGAGGATCATCCTCTGGCCGCGTTGCTGCCGTGTGACAACGTTTTTGCCATCGAAAGCCGCTGGTATCGTGACAACCCGCTGGTTATCCGCGGGCCGGGCGCTGGCCGTGATGTTACCGCCGGCGCACTGCAATCCGACCTTAACAGGTTGACTCAGCTGCTTTAATTCTTTGCTCCCTCCCCTGCGAAGGGGAGGGTTGGGGTGGGGTATGGCAAAC from Rahnella sikkimica encodes the following:
- the rraA gene encoding ribonuclease E activity regulator RraA, yielding MKYDTSELCDIYHEEVNVVEPLFSNFGGRTSFGGQITTVKCFEDNGLLYDLLEENGRGRVLVVDGGGSVRRALLDAGLARQALQNEWEGIVIYGAVRQVDDLEELDIGIQAMAAIPAGAGSEGIGESDIRVNFGGVTFFSGDHLYADNTGIVLSEDPLDIE
- a CDS encoding 1,4-dihydroxy-2-naphthoate polyprenyltransferase; this encodes MSTMTPCTPTTPARAWLESLRPKTLPLAFASIVMGSAIASLQGVFHPLIALLALLTAGCLQILSNLANDYGDAEKGSDTPDRVGPLRGMQKGMITAAQMKRAIILTIVLTLVCGIALIAVACHKPSDVVGFIILGLLSIGAAITYTVGTRPYGYMGLGDISVLIFFGWISVAGTFYLQAGYFDWIVMLPATATGLLSTAVLNINNLRDIESDRTNGKNTLAVRLGPVNARRYHTFILTAATLCLAIFSAAYLRHWTGWLFLLAVPMLTTHIIRVRKSKTSLEVRPLLEHMVKAALLTNVLFAVGLLLN
- the hslU gene encoding HslU--HslV peptidase ATPase subunit; the protein is MSEMTPREIVSELDSYIIGQDKAKRAVAIALRNRWRRMQLDEALRHEVTPKNILMIGPTGVGKTEIARRLAKLANAPFIKVEATKFTEVGYVGKEVDSIIRDLTDSAVKMVRMQSIDKNRFRAEEMAEERILDVLIPPAKNNWGQADEAHEPSAARQNFRKKLREGQLDDKEIEINLAAGPVGVEIMSPPGMEEMTNQLQSMFQNMAGQKQKPRKLKIKEAYKLLVEEEAAKLVNPEELKEQAIEAVEQHGIVFIDEIDKICKRGGQSSGPDVSREGVQRDLLPLVEGCTVSTKHGMVKTDHILFIASGAFQTSSPSDLIPELQGRLPIRVELQALSTEDFERILTEPSASLTHQYKALMATEGVTIDFTADGIRRIAEAAWQVNETTENIGARRLHTVLERLMEDISYDASESNGISINIDADYVRSHLDQLVADEDLSRFIL
- the hslV gene encoding ATP-dependent protease subunit HslV, which produces MTTIVSVRRNGKVVIGGDGQATLGNTVMKGNVKKVRRLYNDKVIAGFAGGTADAFTLFELFERKLEMHQGHLVKAAVELAKDWRTDRMLRRLEALLAVADENASLIISGNGDVIQPENDLIAIGSGGPYAQAAARALLENSELGARDIVEKSLSIAGDICIYTNQFHTIEELSSKA
- the ftsN gene encoding cell division protein FtsN translates to MAQRDYVSRGRSGARRKSTSRSKKSSSTTISKTMVVLAVAVLVVFVGGLYFIAHNKHEEAAVLPTHAVRPGNGLPPKPEERWRYIKELENRQMGVTTPTEPTAGGQVESKTQLTPEQRQLLEQMQADMRQTPTQLSEVPYNDPSQVATRPAQTQRQLQQQQQQQQPTYAQQQQVQTQPRQVQQPAYTPQTQPVRAPQAQVQTQPVQPKPKPQVKEPEAVKEPVREAPKEQPKAQQPAAITQAAPEKPKEQEKTQRFMVQCGSFKGSEQAESQRAKLAFEGFEGRITTGGGWNRVVIGPYNNRSGADSTLSRLNSAGISGCIPLAIGG
- the cytR gene encoding DNA-binding transcriptional regulator CytR, producing MEHKKELPAATMKDVAEQAGVSTATVSRALMNPEKVSASTRQKVDQAVMAVGYSPHALSRNLKRNESRTILVIVPDICDPFFADLIKGIERTAAENGYLVLIGDCAQQNQQEKTFINLIITKQIDGMLLLGSDLPFDASKEEQRNLPPMVMANEFAPELELPTVHIDNLTAAFEAVHYLLNLGHQRIACIEGPKHMPLCQYRSQGYIQALRRNGISVENALTAQGDFSYESGAQAVTELMALPSPPTAIFCHNDIMAIGAMFQAKKMGLRIPQDLSVVGFDDIKASQFTDPPLTTVAQPRFQLGRQAMLLLLEQLQGNPGQSGSLLLDSELVVRESTAAPKA
- the priA gene encoding primosomal protein N'; amino-acid sequence: MPVAHVALPVPLARTFDYLLPPGLQVSQGCRVSVPFGKRDAIGIVTRVSDSSEFGLEKLKPVREVLDASSLFTPDLWRILLWAADYYHFPIGEVLFHALPVLLRQGKPAELTPLWQWFATEQGRATPLESLKRAPKQQQAMAALIQKPLYRHQVADLELTDTALQALRVKGLTDLRSIAPATQDWRKDFSVVGERLRLNTEQATAVGAIRSEDQQFSAWLLAGVTGSGKTEVYLSVLENILAQGRQALVMVPEIGLTPQTIARFRERFSAPVDVLHSGLNDSERLSVWLRARNGEAGIVIGTRSSLFTPFARLGVIIIDEEHDSSYKQQEGWRYHARDLAVYRAHAENIPIIMGSATPALETLHNVELGKYRQLKLTKRAGNAKLARQNLLDLKGLQLKVGLSQPLIQRMQEHLKADNQVMLFLNRRGYAPALLCHECGWIAECQRCDHYYTLHQNQRQLRCHHCDSQRAVPNQCPQCGSTQLVSVGVGTEQLENELAPLFPNTPITRIDRDTTSRKGSLEQHLNEVHRGGARILIGTQMLAKGHHFPDVTLVSLLDVDGALFSADFRSAERFAQLYTQVSGRAGRAGKQGEVVLQTHHPEHPLLQVLLHKGYDEFAKQTLAERKSVFLPPYTSHIMIRSEDHDNQQSALFLQQLRNLLESSPLKDDSLWILGPVPALAAKRNGRFRWQLLLQHPSRRVLQHLIKSSQPLIASLPQAKKVKWTLDVDPIDS
- the rpmE gene encoding 50S ribosomal protein L31, with product MKQGIHPKYTEVTATCSCGNVIKTHSTVGHDLNLDVCGECHPFYTGKQREVATGGRVDRFNKRFSVPSSK